The Candidatus Binatia bacterium genome has a segment encoding these proteins:
- a CDS encoding TRASH domain-containing protein translates to MKSRKWSGIHVFMFCLLISATAAMAGPATQEVERSKVCMLQDEVEPKAGTPYEFEGKTYYLCCPMCANTFKKEPEKYSKAHDPVSGQVVDKATAPVLGYKDKAYFFASDESRAAFA, encoded by the coding sequence ATGAAGAGTCGGAAGTGGAGCGGCATTCACGTGTTCATGTTCTGCCTGCTGATCAGCGCCACCGCGGCGATGGCGGGGCCGGCGACGCAAGAAGTCGAACGTTCCAAGGTGTGCATGCTTCAGGACGAGGTGGAACCGAAGGCCGGTACGCCCTACGAGTTTGAGGGCAAGACCTATTACCTCTGCTGCCCGATGTGCGCCAACACGTTCAAGAAAGAACCGGAGAAGTATTCCAAGGCACATGATCCCGTCAGCGGACAAGTGGTCGACAAAGCTACCGCGCCGGTACTCGGCTACAAGGATAAAGCCTACTTCTTCGCATCGGACGAGTCGCGGGCCGCATTTGCC